One stretch of Tenacibaculum sp. MAR_2010_89 DNA includes these proteins:
- a CDS encoding lipoprotein signal peptidase, whose amino-acid sequence MSKKNIAILTVILAILIDQISKIYVKTHFTLGEEVVVFSDWFKIHFTENNGMAWGFEFGGKSGKLFLTLFRLVAVTGIIYWLIQSIKRKTHNAVIIAIALILAGAVGNIIDSVFYGVIFDSSMHKVATLFADKPYGELFYGKVVDMLYFPIYEGESFTFFNAIFNGADSWITIGVILLFIFNKQAFPKEN is encoded by the coding sequence ATGTCAAAAAAGAACATAGCAATCCTAACAGTAATTTTAGCAATTTTAATTGATCAAATAAGTAAGATATATGTGAAAACACATTTTACTCTAGGTGAAGAGGTAGTTGTTTTTAGCGACTGGTTTAAAATTCACTTTACTGAAAATAATGGAATGGCTTGGGGTTTTGAGTTTGGCGGTAAATCAGGAAAATTATTTTTAACGTTATTTAGACTAGTAGCTGTAACAGGTATTATATATTGGTTAATACAAAGTATAAAAAGAAAAACACATAACGCAGTAATTATAGCTATAGCCTTAATTTTAGCTGGAGCAGTTGGTAATATTATAGATTCAGTGTTTTATGGTGTTATTTTCGATTCTTCTATGCATAAAGTAGCTACGTTATTTGCTGATAAGCCTTATGGAGAATTATTTTATGGTAAAGTAGTTGATATGCTTTATTTTCCAATATATGAGGGTGAAAGTTTTACTTTTTTTAATGCTATTTTTAATGGTGCAGATTCTTGGATTACTATAGGAGTAATTTTACTTTTTATATTTAATAAGCAAGCTTTTCCTAAAGAAAACTAG
- a CDS encoding LytTR family DNA-binding domain-containing protein, whose protein sequence is MENLKCIIADDEPIARQILESYIKELPNLELISSCKNSFEVMAVLQEKEVDLLFLDINMPKLSGLSLLKTLQQKPSVIITTAYPEYAVEGFELSVTDYLLKPFSFERFFQAVMKIKKKGVIKSEVFSKNKEEENSSIFVKSDKKIIKLNFNEINYIEAYGNYIKIYTDKRILTPQTLTDFLKKIPTNFIRIHKSFAINFNKIVMIDGNQIVLQNELKLAIGKSYRKELLQRIDKGLD, encoded by the coding sequence ATGGAGAACCTCAAATGCATTATAGCTGATGATGAGCCAATAGCTCGTCAAATATTAGAAAGTTATATTAAAGAATTACCAAATTTAGAGTTAATATCATCGTGTAAAAATTCGTTTGAAGTAATGGCTGTTTTACAAGAAAAAGAAGTAGATCTACTTTTTTTAGATATTAATATGCCTAAACTTTCAGGTTTAAGTTTGTTAAAAACATTACAACAAAAACCATCAGTAATAATTACTACTGCATATCCTGAATATGCGGTAGAAGGTTTTGAATTATCTGTAACTGATTATTTGTTAAAACCTTTTTCGTTTGAACGTTTTTTTCAAGCTGTCATGAAAATAAAAAAGAAAGGAGTTATAAAATCAGAAGTGTTTTCTAAAAATAAAGAAGAAGAAAATAGTTCAATCTTTGTAAAGAGTGATAAAAAAATTATTAAACTAAATTTTAATGAAATCAATTATATTGAGGCTTATGGAAATTATATAAAAATTTATACAGATAAAAGAATTCTTACTCCACAAACACTTACTGATTTCTTAAAGAAAATACCGACTAACTTTATAAGAATTCATAAATCATTTGCTATTAACTTTAACAAAATTGTAATGATAGACGGTAATCAAATTGTATTACAAAACGAATTAAAATTAGCTATAGGGAAATCTTATAGGAAAGAACTTTTACAAAGAATAGATAAAGGTTTAGACTAA
- a CDS encoding ABC transporter ATP-binding protein: protein MKLEIQNISKKYNKEKYGLKDFSMTIEKGILGLLGPNGAGKSTLLKMIATLSKPSNGTILLNKNNITKDANYIRKQLGFLPQDFGVYPNLNAYEFLEYMAAMKGVGGKNLQPRITQLLEGLNLIGAAKKPIGSYSGGMKQRVGIAQALINSPKILIFDEPTVGLDPEERVRFRNLISDLANNCIVILSSHIVSDIDTIADQVAILKNGSLIVKGHQENIIRKVQDKVYETKIAKEDYTAFKNSHIIVSTTRKNGDLIVRYISEKPDSNAIKQQANLEDAYLYLTKTN, encoded by the coding sequence ATGAAATTAGAAATACAAAATATATCAAAGAAATATAACAAAGAAAAGTACGGTTTAAAAGATTTTTCAATGACTATTGAAAAAGGGATTTTAGGATTATTAGGTCCTAATGGTGCTGGAAAATCTACCTTACTAAAAATGATTGCAACCTTAAGTAAACCTTCTAATGGAACTATTTTATTAAATAAAAACAACATAACTAAAGACGCAAACTATATACGTAAACAATTAGGTTTTCTGCCTCAAGACTTCGGAGTATACCCAAATTTAAATGCTTATGAATTTTTAGAATACATGGCTGCAATGAAAGGAGTTGGTGGTAAAAATCTACAACCAAGAATAACACAATTATTAGAAGGTCTAAATTTAATTGGCGCTGCTAAAAAACCAATAGGCAGTTATTCAGGAGGTATGAAACAACGTGTAGGTATTGCACAAGCTTTAATAAATAGCCCTAAAATTTTAATCTTTGATGAACCTACTGTTGGCTTAGATCCTGAAGAACGTGTTCGTTTTCGTAATTTAATTTCAGACTTAGCAAACAACTGTATTGTTATTTTATCTTCTCATATTGTTTCTGATATTGATACAATTGCTGATCAAGTTGCTATCCTTAAAAATGGTTCTTTGATAGTAAAAGGTCATCAAGAAAATATCATAAGAAAAGTTCAGGATAAAGTTTATGAAACTAAAATTGCAAAAGAAGATTATACAGCGTTCAAAAACTCACATATTATAGTAAGTACTACACGTAAAAACGGCGATTTAATTGTTAGATATATTTCTGAAAAACCTGATAGTAATGCCATAAAACAGCAAGCTAATTTAGAAGATGCCTATTTATACTTAACTAAAACTAATTAA
- a CDS encoding sensor histidine kinase, with protein MKKIDTWIDNKVVQNVFVWGCLFLVLVGGIQSENRLSAAFYAILFIVPTIYSTNYFILPFFNKKKITFLIFFILNGIIFTIVPVYLISKSLKQTLSLKMFLNLFGFVLLAMVFGMAVKIARDSFSRRQQEKEAELKLLKAQLNPHFLFNTLNNLYGLSVVKSDKLPSLMLKLSDLLRYSLYETKEVYVALEKELSYLQNYVSLEKIRLEEQSEINFKLEGNYIGKQIAPMLLIVFVENAFKHLGVSLDEKSNVKVLVDVTDENLKFECINSTDSGLKENDLEKGKSGIGLQNVKKRLSLMYPETHKLEIVKTENEYKVKLILDF; from the coding sequence ATGAAAAAAATTGATACTTGGATTGATAATAAAGTAGTACAAAATGTTTTTGTTTGGGGATGCTTATTCCTAGTGCTAGTAGGTGGAATACAATCAGAAAACAGATTGTCTGCAGCTTTTTATGCTATTTTATTTATTGTACCAACTATTTACTCAACTAACTATTTTATTTTACCGTTTTTTAATAAAAAGAAAATTACCTTTTTAATATTCTTTATATTAAATGGAATTATTTTTACAATTGTTCCTGTATACCTTATAAGTAAATCTTTAAAGCAAACATTAAGTTTAAAAATGTTTTTAAATCTTTTTGGATTTGTATTACTAGCAATGGTTTTTGGAATGGCTGTAAAAATTGCAAGAGATAGTTTTTCTCGCCGTCAGCAAGAAAAAGAAGCTGAGTTAAAGTTATTGAAAGCGCAGTTAAACCCACATTTTTTGTTTAATACATTAAATAATTTATATGGACTATCTGTTGTTAAATCAGATAAGTTACCAAGTTTAATGTTAAAGCTTTCTGATTTATTACGTTATAGTTTATATGAAACAAAAGAGGTTTATGTAGCACTTGAAAAAGAATTAAGTTACCTTCAAAATTATGTTTCTCTAGAAAAAATAAGATTAGAAGAACAATCTGAAATTAATTTTAAATTAGAAGGTAATTATATAGGAAAACAAATTGCTCCTATGCTATTAATTGTTTTTGTAGAAAATGCATTTAAACATTTAGGAGTTAGTTTAGATGAAAAAAGTAATGTTAAAGTGCTAGTCGATGTCACTGATGAAAACTTAAAGTTTGAATGTATAAATTCAACAGATTCAGGTTTGAAAGAAAATGATTTAGAAAAAGGAAAAAGTGGAATAGGATTACAAAATGTTAAAAAACGATTGAGTTTAATGTATCCTGAAACTCATAAGTTAGAGATTGTAAAAACAGAAAATGAATATAAAGTGAAATTAATACTTGATTTTTAG
- a CDS encoding choice-of-anchor L domain-containing protein: MIKKYSFSNHSFLLFVTFLLLGIGTLFSQATYTTNPSAAAIAAELQSSGIIISNPVITSGTANQLGIFSSGTTSASLEIDSGVAFTTSSIATAFNNNNVNAYNSEGFDGGFPFTDEDLTNINATANRDVVVFEFDFVAQPNYVGVLVEYQFGSEEYPDYVGSVFNDVFGFFVSDPTGSDPSVPDGDVNLNNFYDFGETPALNLAVVPGTSNAVSINNLNAGFKGCAQDGVTPVDLTQSALYINNGHNPDNDADPNNTASCSLNDQIKPIHTEFNGITKKFTTNINLIVGVTYHMKIAIADVGDQSLDSGVFVSSVGGLPIIVTNDDSGSAVTTSGGVAVANVLVNDTVGTVTNPPVADVDLVEVSSTNAGVSLNTSTGEVNVAPGTTPGTYSLVYSTCKPAPTNCSSSTVTVTVLPDVDGDNITDSVDLDNDNDGILDINERPCYAFSDDFGTGTGSPATSHPNVPAANVANVRVGTNTDFAGQAWYQPNSGLDAAGNAEGKYIALDNPIGVAPVLVYQENITVQANEQYSYSLFAVAAKEESGQPASAYPDVRMQIKDGVGTVLQTIDTGTLTLDWQRFEFLFTSTTTTVTVEIYNNNADAAYNTLLLDEIAISLISCDTDKDGTPDYLDTDSDNDGCPDSVESGGTDATKDGVLDGTGFDSSGRVTGGTGGYNGVNGTEIISEVISNVVITPDPASVCTGSNITLTATPTGLRVTNFGTTGATGDDITTAIPSGDYVYKWFLGTSTTPLTNVAPYSGTSTASLVITNATAGLSGNNYRVEVTSTNNSCPQEDTVALTVNTTPATPVVSVTAASCSSAAVVTVTNYVASGVTYTSSPAGLTVGAGGVVSGGVDGTSYTITATSTSAGSCPSTASSSFTNDTDSQLTVPSTPVVSVTAASCSSAAVVTVTNYVASGVTYTSSPAGLTVGVGGVVSGGVDGTSYTITATSTSAGSCPSTASSSFTNDTDSQLTVPSTPVVSVTAASCSSAAVVTVTNYVASGVTYTSSPAGLTVGAGGVVSGGVDGTSYTITATSTSAGSCPSTASSSFTNDTDSQLTVPSTPVVSVTAASCSSAAVVTVTNYVASGVTYTSSPAGLTVGAGGVVSGGVDGTSYTITATSTSAGSCPSTASSSFTNDTDSQLTVPSTPAVSVTAASCSSAAVVTVTNYVASGVTYTSSPAGLTVGAGGVVSGGVDGTSYTITATSTSAGSCPSTASSSFTNDTDSQLNSTEYTAVSVTAASCSSAAVVTVTNYVASGVTYTSSPAGLTVGAGGVVSGGVDGTSYTITATSTSAGSCPSTASSSFTNDTDSQLTVPSTPVVSVTAASCSSAAVVR, encoded by the coding sequence ATGATTAAAAAGTATTCGTTCAGTAATCATTCTTTTTTATTGTTTGTTACATTTCTATTATTAGGAATAGGTACCTTGTTTTCTCAAGCAACCTATACAACAAATCCTTCAGCAGCAGCAATTGCAGCAGAATTACAATCGTCTGGTATCATTATTAGCAATCCAGTAATAACCTCTGGTACGGCTAATCAACTTGGTATATTTTCAAGCGGAACTACAAGTGCAAGTTTAGAGATAGATAGCGGTGTTGCTTTTACAACTTCGTCTATAGCAACAGCCTTTAATAATAATAATGTGAATGCATATAATTCTGAAGGGTTTGATGGAGGTTTCCCTTTTACTGATGAAGATTTAACAAATATTAATGCTACAGCTAACAGAGATGTTGTAGTTTTTGAGTTTGATTTTGTAGCCCAGCCAAACTATGTAGGTGTTTTGGTTGAGTATCAATTTGGTTCAGAGGAGTACCCTGATTATGTAGGGTCAGTTTTTAATGATGTTTTTGGTTTTTTTGTATCTGATCCTACTGGTTCTGATCCTTCTGTACCAGATGGGGATGTTAATTTAAATAACTTTTATGATTTTGGGGAAACACCAGCTTTAAATTTAGCAGTTGTACCTGGTACTTCTAATGCTGTATCAATTAATAATTTAAATGCAGGTTTTAAAGGGTGTGCACAAGATGGGGTAACTCCAGTCGATTTAACACAATCTGCTTTATATATTAACAATGGACATAACCCTGACAATGATGCTGATCCTAATAATACAGCTTCATGTAGCTTAAATGATCAAATAAAACCTATTCACACAGAATTTAATGGAATTACTAAAAAATTTACAACAAATATAAACTTAATTGTAGGTGTTACTTATCACATGAAAATAGCAATTGCTGATGTAGGTGATCAAAGTTTAGACTCAGGAGTTTTTGTTTCAAGTGTAGGTGGGCTTCCAATTATTGTAACGAACGATGACTCTGGAAGTGCTGTTACAACTTCAGGAGGAGTAGCTGTAGCTAATGTTTTAGTAAATGACACTGTAGGAACCGTAACAAATCCTCCTGTAGCAGATGTAGATTTAGTTGAGGTAAGTTCAACAAACGCAGGTGTTAGTTTAAATACAAGCACAGGTGAAGTTAATGTTGCTCCTGGAACAACTCCAGGCACATATTCATTAGTATATAGCACTTGTAAACCTGCGCCAACTAATTGTAGTTCTTCTACAGTAACAGTAACTGTTTTACCAGATGTAGATGGAGATAACATAACAGATTCAGTAGATTTAGATAATGATAATGACGGAATACTAGATATCAATGAAAGACCCTGCTATGCTTTCTCTGATGATTTTGGAACTGGAACTGGAAGTCCAGCTACTAGTCATCCTAATGTTCCAGCTGCAAATGTAGCAAACGTAAGAGTAGGTACTAATACAGATTTCGCAGGACAAGCTTGGTATCAGCCAAATTCTGGCTTAGATGCTGCTGGTAATGCAGAAGGAAAATATATAGCTTTAGATAATCCTATTGGAGTAGCTCCAGTTTTGGTTTATCAAGAGAATATAACAGTACAGGCTAATGAACAATATTCTTATAGTTTATTTGCTGTAGCAGCAAAAGAAGAAAGTGGTCAGCCAGCTAGTGCATATCCAGATGTTAGGATGCAAATTAAAGATGGGGTTGGAACAGTTTTACAAACAATTGACACAGGAACATTAACATTAGATTGGCAACGATTTGAGTTTTTATTTACTTCTACTACTACAACAGTTACCGTAGAAATATATAATAATAATGCTGATGCAGCATATAATACTTTATTACTAGATGAGATTGCTATTTCTTTAATTTCATGTGATACAGATAAAGACGGAACACCTGACTATTTAGATACAGATAGTGATAATGACGGATGTCCAGATTCAGTAGAATCTGGAGGAACAGACGCTACTAAAGATGGAGTTTTAGACGGAACTGGTTTCGATAGTAGTGGTCGAGTAACTGGAGGAACAGGAGGTTATAATGGAGTTAATGGAACTGAAATTATTAGTGAAGTGATTTCGAACGTTGTCATAACACCTGATCCGGCTTCAGTTTGTACTGGTAGTAATATAACATTAACAGCTACACCAACTGGACTTCGAGTTACTAATTTTGGAACAACCGGAGCAACAGGAGATGATATAACAACAGCTATTCCTTCAGGAGATTATGTGTATAAATGGTTTTTAGGAACTAGTACTACTCCTTTAACAAATGTAGCACCTTATAGTGGTACTTCTACTGCTTCTTTAGTGATTACAAATGCAACAGCAGGTTTATCTGGTAATAATTATAGAGTTGAAGTAACATCAACAAATAATAGTTGTCCACAAGAAGATACAGTAGCATTAACGGTTAATACTACTCCAGCAACGCCAGTAGTAAGTGTAACAGCAGCAAGCTGTTCAAGTGCAGCGGTAGTCACGGTAACAAATTATGTAGCAAGCGGGGTAACGTATACCTCTAGTCCAGCAGGTTTAACCGTAGGAGCTGGTGGAGTTGTAAGCGGAGGAGTAGATGGAACTTCTTATACGATTACTGCTACTAGTACCAGCGCAGGAAGTTGTCCAAGTACAGCCTCTTCAAGCTTTACTAATGATACCGATAGTCAATTAACAGTACCGAGTACGCCAGTAGTAAGTGTAACAGCAGCAAGCTGTTCAAGTGCAGCGGTAGTAACGGTAACAAATTATGTAGCAAGTGGTGTAACCTATACCTCTAGTCCAGCAGGCTTAACCGTAGGAGTAGGAGGAGTTGTAAGCGGAGGAGTAGATGGAACTTCTTATACGATTACAGCTACTAGTACAAGCGCAGGAAGTTGTCCAAGTACAGCCTCTTCAAGCTTTACTAATGATACCGATAGTCAATTAACAGTACCGAGTACGCCAGTAGTAAGTGTAACAGCAGCCAGCTGTTCAAGTGCAGCGGTAGTCACGGTAACAAATTATGTAGCAAGCGGGGTAACCTATACCTCTAGTCCAGCAGGTTTAACCGTAGGAGCAGGAGGAGTTGTAAGCGGAGGAGTAGATGGAACTTCTTATACCATTACAGCTACTAGTACCAGCGCAGGAAGTTGTCCAAGTACGGCCTCTTCAAGCTTTACTAATGATACCGATAGTCAATTAACAGTACCGAGTACGCCAGTAGTAAGTGTAACAGCAGCAAGCTGTTCAAGTGCAGCGGTAGTCACGGTAACAAATTATGTAGCAAGCGGGGTAACCTATACCTCTAGTCCAGCAGGTTTAACCGTAGGAGCAGGAGGAGTTGTAAGCGGAGGAGTAGATGGAACTTCTTATACGATTACTGCTACTAGTACCAGCGCAGGAAGTTGTCCAAGTACGGCCTCTTCAAGCTTTACGAATGATACCGATAGTCAATTAACAGTACCGAGTACACCAGCAGTAAGTGTAACAGCAGCAAGCTGTTCAAGTGCAGCGGTAGTAACGGTTACAAATTATGTAGCAAGTGGTGTTACGTATACCTCTAGTCCAGCAGGCTTAACCGTAGGAGCAGGAGGAGTTGTAAGCGGAGGAGTAGATGGAACTTCTTATACGATTACTGCTACTAGTACAAGCGCAGGAAGTTGTCCAAGTACGGCCTCTTCAAGCTTTACTAATGATACCGATAGTCAATTAAACAGTACCGAGTACACCGCAGTAAGTGTAACAGCAGCAAGCTGTTCAAGTGCAGCGGTAGTAACGGTAACAAATTATGTAGCAAGTGGTGTAACCTATACCTCTAGTCCAGCAGGATTAACCGTAGGAGCAGGAGGAGTAGTAAGCGGAGGAGTAGATGGAACTTCATATACGATTACTGCTACTAGTACTAGCGCAGGAAGTTGTCCAAGTACGGCCTCTTCAAGTTTTACTAATGATACCGATAGTCAATTAACAGTACCGAGTACGCCAGTAGTAAGTGTAACAGCAGCTAGCTGTTCAAGTGCAGCGGTAGTACGGTAA
- a CDS encoding serine hydrolase — protein sequence MKFHRSIFIFLFSITSTIIYAQSLQLQLDKYTPYIKELNQGVAVLVQQNGKTTVANAGKYNFNNHTIFNIGSATKKMTAILLLQEVEKGTIKLSDSIGTYLQPIKNVDGSLTIETLLRHRSGLGEIVGKNFEKDFYAKNDSFYNSNFLNKIPKNNPKKIGKYDYCNTNYILLGHLLEKVNDKSYFNLLQERIFTPCNMTNTYPYVSKKLKNLAKPIHKKEDITSYLDYRFFANYAYAAGSVASNLNDMSKFYNHLFQKGTLISEKSLQKFTAFDEANYGLGIMKFKDGYVGHGGNNIGYSFREYYNPKNKNLILLFSNARIIPFNRMLKNELFNFIDGKTDTISFNKNVTSDFKNVLGKYLFNSHGMKMTMEIKEENNHLYFLAQGAQVILISKEKNKLYNGSFGVELEVNPEKPQELIFRQNGLETTIKLIKS from the coding sequence ATGAAATTTCACAGATCAATCTTTATTTTTCTTTTTAGCATAACATCTACTATTATTTATGCACAATCACTACAACTACAATTAGATAAATACACACCTTATATTAAAGAATTAAATCAGGGAGTTGCTGTATTAGTTCAACAAAACGGTAAAACTACAGTTGCCAACGCTGGCAAATACAATTTTAACAATCATACTATTTTCAATATTGGAAGCGCTACTAAAAAAATGACTGCTATTTTACTTTTACAAGAAGTTGAAAAAGGAACAATAAAGCTATCGGATTCGATTGGGACTTATTTACAGCCAATTAAAAATGTTGACGGAAGTTTAACTATTGAAACATTACTAAGACACAGAAGTGGTTTGGGAGAAATTGTAGGGAAAAATTTTGAAAAGGATTTTTATGCAAAAAATGATTCTTTCTATAATTCAAATTTTCTTAATAAAATACCTAAAAATAATCCTAAAAAAATTGGGAAGTATGATTACTGCAATACTAATTATATTCTATTAGGTCATCTTTTAGAAAAAGTAAACGATAAAAGTTATTTCAACTTATTACAAGAAAGGATTTTTACTCCTTGTAACATGACAAATACCTACCCTTATGTATCAAAAAAACTAAAAAATTTAGCAAAACCTATTCACAAAAAAGAAGATATAACATCGTATTTAGATTATAGGTTCTTTGCTAATTATGCCTATGCTGCAGGAAGTGTTGCGTCTAATTTAAACGACATGTCAAAGTTTTACAATCACTTATTTCAAAAGGGAACATTGATTTCTGAAAAATCTTTACAAAAGTTTACTGCTTTTGATGAAGCTAATTATGGTTTGGGAATTATGAAATTTAAAGATGGATATGTTGGCCATGGTGGTAACAACATTGGATATTCTTTTAGAGAATACTACAATCCTAAAAACAAAAACTTAATTCTTCTATTTAGTAATGCTCGTATAATTCCTTTTAATAGAATGCTTAAAAATGAGCTTTTCAATTTTATAGATGGTAAAACAGATACAATCTCTTTTAATAAAAATGTTACTTCAGATTTCAAAAATGTATTAGGTAAATACCTATTTAACTCACATGGAATGAAAATGACAATGGAAATTAAAGAAGAAAATAATCATCTTTATTTTTTAGCTCAAGGAGCCCAAGTTATTTTAATAAGTAAAGAAAAAAACAAATTATATAATGGCAGTTTTGGTGTAGAACTAGAAGTAAACCCTGAAAAACCTCAAGAATTAATTTTTAGACAAAATGGGTTAGAAACTACTATTAAACTTATAAAATCATAA